One genomic region from Haloarcula sp. DT43 encodes:
- a CDS encoding rhomboid family intramembrane serine protease, which yields MSECDACGKQENMPYQCGHCGGTYCAEHRLPEAHDCPGLDNWGDPGGVFDSGFDESVNTGQTSGSSGVADRFGIDTGPGGPLAYFRGNVTHLFLAIMGIVFILEHVVILTLGREAFQTLFILHPDNPEYVWTWVTSVFSHAPFGFYHIFGNGIIIYFFGRIVEQQIGSKKFAVFFLVSGALAGLGQIAIQTVQGTSAGVLGASGAALAIMAFLTVLKPDLRVYLYFLIPVPIWAITGFYFLLSIFGSLNPMGAGLLGGNVAHLAHLIGLVIGLWYGQKIKGKARMPGQIQFGGGGGPGGPGGPGGPGRRRP from the coding sequence ATGTCGGAGTGCGATGCCTGTGGAAAGCAGGAGAACATGCCGTACCAGTGTGGGCACTGTGGCGGAACCTACTGTGCGGAGCACAGACTGCCCGAGGCCCACGACTGCCCCGGACTAGACAACTGGGGCGACCCGGGCGGCGTGTTCGACAGCGGGTTCGACGAGAGCGTAAACACCGGCCAGACCTCGGGAAGCAGCGGCGTCGCCGACCGGTTCGGTATCGACACCGGGCCCGGCGGGCCGCTAGCGTACTTCCGGGGGAACGTAACGCACCTCTTCCTGGCGATTATGGGCATCGTCTTCATCCTCGAACACGTCGTCATCCTCACGCTCGGCCGCGAAGCGTTCCAGACGCTGTTCATCCTCCATCCGGACAACCCCGAGTACGTCTGGACCTGGGTCACGTCGGTGTTCTCGCACGCCCCCTTCGGGTTCTATCACATCTTCGGGAACGGGATTATCATCTACTTCTTCGGGCGAATCGTCGAGCAGCAAATCGGCTCGAAGAAGTTCGCGGTCTTCTTCCTCGTCTCCGGTGCGCTGGCGGGACTCGGACAGATAGCGATTCAGACGGTCCAGGGAACCTCGGCCGGCGTTCTCGGGGCCAGCGGCGCGGCACTGGCCATCATGGCGTTCCTGACGGTCCTGAAACCCGACCTCCGCGTGTACCTGTACTTCCTGATACCGGTTCCAATCTGGGCGATTACCGGCTTCTACTTCCTGCTGAGCATCTTCGGGTCGCTCAATCCGATGGGAGCCGGGCTGCTGGGCGGGAACGTCGCTCACCTCGCCCACCTCATCGGCCTCGTCATCGGCCTCTGGTACGGCCAGAAAATCAAGGGGAAAGCCCGAATGCCCGGGCAGATACAGTTCGGCGGTGGCGGCGGCCCCGGTGGTCCGGGCGGTCCCGGCGGTCCGGGACGGCGTCGCCCGTGA
- the glmS gene encoding methylaspartate mutase subunit S, with protein sequence MPRTVILGVIGSDAHVVGITILEQALSSAGFEVINLGVQTSQDEFVSAAKSHDAEAVLVSSLYGHARQDCEGLHDELDAAGLDVLTYVGGNLAVGQSDFEETRRTFREMGFDRVFDAETDPEEAIARLRDDLQLTTTEAEQIRVDG encoded by the coding sequence ATGCCCCGGACCGTCATCCTCGGCGTGATTGGCTCCGACGCACACGTCGTCGGCATCACGATTCTAGAGCAGGCGCTCTCGTCCGCTGGCTTCGAGGTCATCAACCTCGGCGTCCAGACCTCACAGGACGAGTTCGTCTCCGCCGCGAAATCTCACGACGCCGAGGCTGTACTCGTATCCTCGCTGTACGGGCACGCCCGCCAGGACTGCGAGGGGCTCCACGACGAACTCGACGCGGCCGGGCTCGACGTGCTCACGTACGTCGGCGGGAACCTCGCCGTCGGGCAGTCCGACTTCGAGGAGACCCGTCGGACCTTCCGGGAGATGGGCTTCGACCGCGTCTTCGACGCGGAAACCGACCCGGAGGAGGCAATCGCGAGGCTCCGCGACGACCTCCAGCTGACGACCACAGAGGCGGAGCAGATACGGGTCGACGGGTGA
- a CDS encoding DUF7563 family protein produces the protein MPECQNCGEFVTEQYVRVFTPEAVEGHGPRVCPNCEDKLRDGADVREARSSRQ, from the coding sequence ATGCCCGAGTGTCAGAACTGCGGTGAGTTCGTAACCGAGCAGTACGTACGGGTTTTCACACCAGAAGCCGTCGAGGGTCACGGGCCCCGGGTCTGTCCGAACTGTGAGGACAAGCTCCGGGACGGCGCGGACGTCCGTGAAGCGCGGTCATCGCGGCAGTAG
- a CDS encoding methylaspartate mutase subunit E: MPTDERLSDDQLQRIANDLRDNWHTGREVDFEEAIAFHESLPASKQFATVLESADQPLLQPRAGVPCLEEQIDLLRYLQDEGGADLLPTTIDSYTRDNEYEKAEEGLAASRGSEENELNGFPAVNHGVEDCRRLIRALDAPVEVRHGTPDARLLAMVTLAGGFQSFEGGPISYNIPYTKRHDLATTIEHWQFVDRLCGAYTERGVTINREPFGPLTGTLVPPSIAIAVMLVEGQLAATQGVRSLTLGYGQVGNLVQDVAALRALRKLGNEYLPDEVTVTTVFHEWMGGFPPDEARANGVISLGGATAAVAQPDKVITKSAQEFQGVPTKEANAAGLRTTRQLIDMMIEQDIDLGGIEEEQALIERETRHLMDAIYEAGDGDVAQGVINAFDSGALDVPFAPSDAAKGAVLPARDDDGRVRIFEFADLALPDDIKEIHAARLGERAETEGRDQSFRMVADDVDAISDGKLIGRPTGDNGPAGGASDAD; the protein is encoded by the coding sequence ATGCCGACCGACGAGCGACTCAGCGACGACCAGCTACAGCGCATCGCAAACGACCTCAGGGACAACTGGCACACGGGCCGGGAAGTCGACTTCGAGGAGGCTATCGCCTTCCACGAGTCGCTGCCGGCCTCGAAGCAGTTCGCCACGGTGCTGGAGTCGGCCGACCAGCCGCTGCTCCAGCCGCGGGCGGGCGTCCCCTGCCTCGAAGAGCAAATCGACCTCCTGCGGTACCTGCAGGACGAGGGCGGCGCGGACCTCCTGCCGACGACCATCGACTCGTACACGCGCGACAACGAGTACGAGAAGGCCGAGGAGGGCCTGGCGGCCTCCCGCGGGAGCGAGGAGAACGAACTCAACGGCTTTCCCGCGGTGAACCACGGCGTCGAGGACTGCCGGCGGCTCATCCGCGCGCTCGACGCGCCGGTCGAGGTGCGCCACGGGACGCCCGACGCCCGCCTGCTCGCGATGGTCACCCTCGCCGGCGGCTTCCAGAGCTTCGAGGGTGGCCCCATCTCGTACAACATCCCGTACACGAAGCGCCACGACCTGGCGACGACCATCGAGCACTGGCAGTTCGTCGACCGGCTCTGTGGGGCCTACACCGAGCGGGGCGTCACCATCAACCGCGAGCCGTTCGGCCCGCTGACGGGGACGCTCGTCCCCCCGAGCATCGCCATCGCGGTGATGCTCGTCGAGGGCCAGCTCGCCGCCACGCAGGGCGTCCGCTCGCTGACGCTGGGCTACGGACAGGTCGGGAACCTCGTCCAGGACGTGGCGGCGCTGCGCGCGCTGCGGAAGCTCGGCAACGAGTACCTCCCCGACGAGGTGACGGTCACCACCGTCTTCCACGAGTGGATGGGCGGCTTCCCGCCGGACGAGGCCCGCGCCAACGGCGTCATCAGCCTCGGCGGCGCGACGGCGGCCGTCGCACAGCCGGACAAAGTCATCACGAAATCCGCCCAGGAGTTCCAGGGCGTGCCGACGAAGGAGGCCAACGCGGCCGGACTGCGAACGACGAGACAGCTCATCGATATGATGATAGAACAGGACATCGACCTCGGGGGTATCGAAGAGGAACAGGCGCTCATCGAGCGGGAGACGCGCCACCTGATGGACGCTATCTACGAGGCCGGCGACGGCGACGTTGCACAGGGAGTCATCAACGCCTTCGACAGCGGCGCGCTGGACGTCCCCTTCGCGCCGAGCGACGCCGCGAAGGGCGCGGTGCTGCCGGCGCGAGACGACGACGGCCGGGTCCGCATCTTCGAGTTCGCGGACCTCGCGCTCCCGGACGACATCAAGGAGATTCACGCGGCGCGGCTGGGCGAACGGGCCGAGACCGAGGGACGCGACCAGTCGTTCCGGATGGTCGCCGACGACGTGGACGCCATCAGCGACGGGAAGCTCATCGGGAGGCCGACCGGCGACAACGGCCCCGCTGGAGGTGCCAGCGATGCGGATTGA
- a CDS encoding ATP-dependent DNA helicase — MADPASTGTESWREYFGFDEPYENQADAVERAIEAGKARGFLAMEGPCGTGKTMAALTAGATLVRDTDLYERMVIVTPVKQQLQQFVDDLRTLNAGIEEPFDGISLVGKRDLCPYGREGQFPNDVGTHDRCEDLREATARLVEDDGRSDGAAVADAAIDGEADDDQWWDPRKGQDLAAAARPEAAEQATLGEDTLSTAGAASPYRPSQPTAPESMAEGSDPPLYCPFEADWYARNKGSPVDFSAGEGHVVTMDDYLPAATERGTCPHRVMSVMLNEADVIVGNYNHLFDPGSRPLLSGVLDDRTLVVVDEAHRLEERVRDLLSDRLGRQTIVQARNDCNTLIQRAQQSADHKAQVREVLSAREVPLDAVDQARKFYDDLVRWLDDRVEAFLDAEHEGWRADPSTLPDHDREIPLRDPDTVERDELTEWAERKGYDGSLWRSLSQVGAAVEDAIDQLGLTRQPVCAAVGVLAGQWWERDHATFLREIELEHSPAHGQTLDSDYQAVYTPGLVCYNCMPATALRNVFDDLGGGILMSATLEPLDVFTRVSGLDSMAEMGSTSPDEGAGDGRPVRTTTYDLPFPPENRASYLVDATPFTARNRGDPEAMRPLGEGWNPTRDEYAQALRALARSPGNVMVAMPNYREARWAGAYLQEAVENPVLVDESSSNEATERLKREFFDGDGTVLVTSTRGTLTEGVDYDGEKLSTCAVVGVPLVNIGSPRVRGVQRAYGDAFGEDNAFEYALTVPAVRRARQAIGRVIRGVDEVGVRALVGRRYTPDARHSVYPYLPVGEREEFTRMTPDFLAGQLDAFWADHR; from the coding sequence ATGGCAGACCCCGCCTCGACGGGCACGGAGTCCTGGCGCGAGTACTTCGGCTTCGACGAGCCCTACGAGAACCAGGCCGACGCGGTCGAGCGAGCTATCGAGGCGGGCAAGGCACGCGGCTTCCTCGCGATGGAGGGGCCCTGCGGGACCGGGAAGACGATGGCCGCGCTGACCGCCGGCGCGACGCTGGTCCGGGATACGGACCTCTACGAGCGGATGGTTATCGTCACCCCTGTCAAACAGCAACTCCAGCAGTTCGTCGACGACCTGCGGACGCTCAACGCCGGTATCGAGGAGCCCTTCGACGGCATCTCGCTGGTCGGCAAGCGCGACCTCTGTCCGTACGGCCGCGAGGGGCAGTTCCCGAACGACGTGGGGACACACGACCGCTGTGAGGACCTCAGGGAGGCGACGGCGCGGCTGGTCGAGGACGACGGCCGGTCTGACGGCGCGGCCGTCGCGGACGCCGCAATCGACGGTGAGGCCGACGACGACCAGTGGTGGGACCCCCGGAAGGGACAGGACCTCGCCGCGGCCGCCCGTCCCGAGGCCGCCGAGCAGGCGACGCTCGGCGAGGACACCCTCTCGACTGCGGGCGCGGCCTCGCCGTACCGGCCGAGCCAGCCGACCGCGCCGGAGTCGATGGCGGAGGGGTCCGACCCGCCGCTGTACTGTCCGTTCGAAGCCGACTGGTACGCCCGCAACAAGGGTTCGCCGGTCGACTTCTCGGCCGGGGAGGGGCACGTGGTGACGATGGACGACTACCTCCCGGCGGCGACGGAGCGCGGGACCTGCCCACATCGGGTGATGAGCGTGATGTTGAACGAGGCCGACGTCATCGTCGGGAACTACAACCACCTGTTCGACCCGGGCTCTCGCCCGCTGCTGTCGGGCGTGCTCGACGACCGGACGCTGGTCGTCGTCGACGAGGCCCACCGGCTCGAAGAGCGCGTGCGGGACCTCCTGTCGGACCGACTCGGCCGCCAGACCATCGTGCAGGCGCGCAACGACTGTAACACGCTGATTCAGCGCGCCCAGCAGAGCGCCGACCACAAGGCGCAGGTCCGCGAGGTGCTGTCCGCCCGGGAAGTCCCGCTTGACGCGGTCGACCAGGCCCGGAAGTTCTACGACGACCTGGTTCGGTGGCTCGACGACCGCGTCGAGGCGTTCCTGGACGCCGAACACGAAGGCTGGCGGGCGGACCCGTCGACCTTGCCCGACCACGACCGCGAAATCCCGCTTCGGGACCCCGACACGGTCGAACGGGACGAACTGACCGAGTGGGCCGAACGGAAGGGCTACGACGGCTCGCTCTGGCGGTCGCTGTCGCAGGTCGGGGCCGCCGTCGAGGACGCAATCGACCAGCTCGGGCTGACCCGCCAGCCGGTGTGTGCCGCCGTCGGCGTGCTGGCCGGGCAGTGGTGGGAGCGCGACCACGCCACCTTCCTCCGGGAAATCGAACTGGAGCACTCCCCCGCTCACGGACAGACGCTCGATTCCGACTATCAGGCCGTGTACACGCCTGGGCTGGTGTGTTACAACTGCATGCCTGCGACGGCCCTGCGGAACGTCTTCGACGACCTCGGGGGCGGCATCCTGATGAGCGCGACCCTGGAGCCACTGGACGTGTTCACCCGCGTGTCGGGCCTGGACTCGATGGCCGAGATGGGGTCGACGAGCCCGGACGAGGGGGCTGGCGACGGGCGACCGGTCCGGACGACCACGTACGACCTGCCGTTCCCCCCGGAGAACCGGGCGTCCTACCTCGTCGACGCGACGCCGTTTACCGCGCGCAACCGCGGCGACCCCGAGGCGATGCGGCCGCTGGGCGAGGGCTGGAACCCCACCCGCGACGAGTACGCACAGGCCCTGCGCGCGCTGGCCCGCTCGCCGGGCAACGTCATGGTGGCGATGCCGAACTACCGGGAGGCCCGCTGGGCCGGCGCGTACCTGCAAGAGGCCGTCGAGAACCCGGTCCTCGTCGACGAGTCGTCGAGCAACGAGGCGACCGAGCGGCTGAAACGGGAGTTCTTCGACGGCGACGGGACGGTCCTGGTCACGTCGACCCGCGGGACGCTCACGGAGGGCGTCGACTACGACGGCGAGAAGCTGTCGACCTGTGCGGTCGTCGGCGTACCGCTGGTGAACATCGGGTCGCCCCGCGTCCGGGGCGTCCAGCGGGCCTACGGCGACGCCTTCGGCGAGGACAACGCCTTCGAGTACGCTCTGACCGTCCCCGCCGTTCGGCGCGCACGCCAGGCCATCGGTCGCGTCATCCGCGGCGTCGACGAAGTCGGGGTCCGGGCGCTGGTCGGCCGCCGGTACACGCCGGACGCGCGCCACTCGGTGTACCCGTACCTGCCCGTCGGCGAGCGCGAGGAGTTCACCCGGATGACGCCGGACTTCCTCGCGGGCCAACTGGACGCCTTCTGGGCCGACCACCGGTAG
- a CDS encoding TATA-box-binding protein, which translates to MVDPKESIDIENVVASTGIGQELDLESVAMDLEGADYDPEQFPGLVYRTQDPKSAALIFRSGKIVCTGAKSTDDVHQSLRIVFDKLRDLNIQVDDDPEIVVQNIVSSADLGSSLNLNAIAIGLGLENIEYEPEQFPGLVYRLDEPDVVALLFGSGKLVVTGGKRKEDAEEAVDTIVERLSDLGLLD; encoded by the coding sequence ATGGTCGACCCAAAAGAGAGCATTGACATCGAAAATGTCGTTGCTTCGACCGGTATCGGACAAGAACTCGACCTTGAGAGCGTCGCGATGGACCTGGAAGGGGCCGACTACGACCCCGAGCAGTTCCCGGGGCTGGTCTACCGGACACAGGACCCCAAATCCGCCGCGCTCATCTTCCGGTCGGGCAAAATCGTCTGTACGGGTGCGAAGTCGACGGACGACGTCCACCAGAGCCTGCGCATCGTCTTCGACAAGCTCCGCGACCTGAACATCCAGGTCGACGACGACCCGGAAATCGTCGTCCAGAACATCGTCAGTTCCGCGGACCTCGGCAGCTCCCTCAACCTAAACGCCATCGCCATCGGCCTCGGCCTCGAGAACATCGAGTACGAGCCCGAGCAGTTCCCGGGCCTCGTATACCGGCTCGACGAACCCGACGTAGTCGCGCTGCTTTTCGGTTCGGGGAAGCTCGTCGTCACCGGTGGGAAGCGAAAGGAGGACGCGGAGGAGGCCGTCGACACCATCGTCGAGCGGCTCTCCGACCTCGGCCTGCTGGACTAA
- the mct gene encoding succinyl-CoA:mesaconate CoA-transferase, protein MGALDDLRVLDLTQVLAGPYCTMLLADMGADVVKVERPGGDLIRSNPPFVADGDEEAYGGYFQSVNRGKRSLELDLGAEGDREAFLSLVERADVVVENFKAGTMEKFDCGYETLREHNPELVYSSIRGFGDPRTGETHRQGQPSFDLIAQALGGVMEITGQPDGPPTKVGPGVGDLFTAALNAVGILAAVHHRERTGEGQYVDTAMYDSMVSLCERTVYQYSCDGESPTRQGNSHPTLFPYDSFEGADGHVVIAAFSDGHWEALCEAMDRPDLAADYPDAGSRIKNREALRAEIAAWTETVETETMLELLEGRVPAAPVQNTADIFADPHIRDREMLAEVDQPGADDRMTIAGSPIKMTETMPEPGGRAPLLDEHRAELLDEAGVGAETNPVESDD, encoded by the coding sequence ATGGGTGCGCTTGACGACTTGCGTGTGCTCGACCTGACACAGGTCCTCGCCGGACCGTACTGTACGATGTTGCTCGCGGACATGGGCGCGGACGTGGTAAAGGTCGAACGCCCCGGCGGCGACCTCATCAGGTCGAACCCGCCGTTCGTGGCCGACGGCGACGAGGAGGCCTACGGGGGCTACTTCCAGAGCGTCAACCGGGGGAAGCGCTCGCTCGAACTGGACCTCGGCGCGGAGGGGGACCGCGAGGCGTTCCTCTCGCTTGTCGAGCGCGCGGACGTGGTAGTCGAGAACTTCAAAGCCGGCACCATGGAGAAGTTCGACTGCGGCTACGAGACGCTCCGGGAGCACAACCCGGAGCTCGTCTACTCCTCGATTCGGGGCTTCGGCGACCCGCGTACCGGTGAGACCCACCGGCAGGGCCAACCCTCGTTCGACCTCATCGCGCAGGCGCTGGGCGGCGTCATGGAGATAACTGGCCAGCCCGACGGCCCGCCGACGAAGGTCGGCCCCGGCGTCGGCGACCTCTTCACCGCGGCGCTGAACGCCGTCGGCATCCTCGCCGCCGTCCACCACCGCGAACGCACCGGCGAGGGCCAGTACGTCGACACCGCGATGTACGACTCGATGGTCTCGCTGTGCGAGCGGACGGTGTACCAGTACTCCTGTGACGGCGAGTCGCCGACCCGACAGGGCAACTCCCACCCGACGCTGTTCCCCTACGACTCCTTCGAGGGCGCGGACGGCCACGTCGTCATCGCGGCCTTCTCCGACGGCCACTGGGAGGCGCTGTGCGAGGCGATGGACCGGCCCGACCTCGCTGCCGACTACCCTGACGCCGGCAGCCGAATCAAGAACCGCGAGGCGCTGCGCGCCGAAATCGCGGCCTGGACAGAGACGGTGGAGACCGAGACCATGCTGGAGTTGCTCGAAGGCCGCGTGCCCGCCGCGCCGGTCCAGAACACCGCCGACATCTTCGCCGACCCACACATCCGCGACCGCGAGATGCTCGCCGAGGTGGACCAGCCGGGCGCGGACGACCGGATGACCATCGCCGGGAGTCCGATAAAGATGACCGAGACGATGCCCGAACCGGGCGGTCGCGCGCCGCTGCTGGACGAACACAGGGCGGAGCTGCTGGACGAGGCCGGCGTCGGCGCGGAGACCAATCCCGTCGAGAGCGACGACTGA
- a CDS encoding SDR family oxidoreductase: MAKTVLITGASSGIGRASAEAFLADDWTVWATAREESDIDDLGDEGCRTAELDVTNPRECERVVEALVDAEGRLDCLVNNAGYPQFGAVEDVSTASLHEQFDVNLYGPHRLIREALPHMRARENGTIVNVSSVAGRIAFPNQGSYAASKFALEGLSDALRMEVEEFGIDVVLVEPGPVESSFDDRADEELDDLNKTGAYDWLYRAHEDSSLVGIQDALSVTPGTVALTIRDAANASDPEPRYPVGQGAQLLLMLDYLPARWRDAAFGVIRKLTS, translated from the coding sequence ATGGCGAAGACGGTGCTGATTACCGGAGCGTCCTCGGGCATCGGACGGGCGAGCGCCGAGGCGTTCCTGGCCGACGACTGGACTGTCTGGGCGACCGCCCGCGAGGAATCGGATATCGACGACCTCGGTGACGAGGGATGCCGGACCGCTGAACTCGACGTGACCAACCCCCGTGAATGCGAACGGGTCGTCGAGGCGCTCGTCGACGCCGAGGGACGGCTGGACTGCCTGGTGAACAACGCCGGCTACCCGCAGTTCGGCGCGGTCGAGGACGTGTCGACGGCGTCGCTCCACGAGCAGTTCGACGTGAACCTCTACGGGCCACACCGGCTCATCCGCGAGGCCCTCCCGCACATGCGGGCCCGCGAGAACGGTACTATCGTCAACGTCTCCAGCGTCGCGGGCCGCATCGCGTTCCCGAACCAGGGGAGCTACGCGGCCTCGAAGTTCGCGTTGGAGGGACTCAGCGACGCGCTCCGGATGGAAGTCGAGGAGTTCGGCATCGACGTGGTGCTGGTCGAACCGGGACCGGTCGAGAGCAGCTTCGACGACCGCGCCGACGAGGAACTCGACGACCTGAACAAGACGGGAGCCTACGACTGGCTGTACCGTGCCCACGAGGATTCGAGCCTCGTCGGCATTCAGGACGCACTGTCGGTCACGCCCGGGACGGTCGCGCTGACGATTCGTGACGCCGCCAACGCCAGCGACCCCGAGCCGCGGTATCCCGTCGGGCAGGGCGCACAGCTGTTGCTCATGCTCGATTACCTGCCGGCGCGGTGGCGCGACGCGGCCTTCGGCGTGATTCGGAAACTGACGAGCTAA
- a CDS encoding endonuclease V — translation MEPVRPEFVPDPSLSQAEMEALQREIAEAARFEDDLDFSPAAIASAGNAPDDDQTTLSASTDDQADPPLVAGVDQAFVGDKAVSAIVVLRDGEVVERVSAVERTEIPYIPGLLSFREGGAILAAFAELETDPDVVLVDGSGRIHFREAGLATHVGVTLDVPAVGVAKSLLCGTPEQSLDETYPEGTRIPIAADDSVETCSNGTTIGHAVQTRQYDSPNRYVNPLLVSPGHRVSADTAADIVEATADGYKLPEPTRLADSYADEAKATVTSSG, via the coding sequence ATGGAGCCGGTTCGCCCCGAGTTCGTCCCTGACCCGTCGCTCTCGCAGGCGGAGATGGAGGCGCTACAGCGGGAAATCGCCGAGGCCGCGCGATTCGAGGACGATCTGGATTTCTCGCCGGCGGCCATCGCGTCCGCCGGGAATGCACCGGACGACGACCAGACGACACTGAGCGCCAGCACTGACGACCAGGCGGACCCGCCCCTCGTCGCCGGCGTCGACCAGGCCTTCGTCGGGGACAAGGCCGTCTCGGCCATCGTCGTCCTGCGTGACGGCGAGGTCGTCGAGCGGGTCAGCGCCGTCGAGCGGACCGAAATCCCGTACATCCCCGGCTTGCTGTCGTTCCGCGAGGGCGGTGCGATTCTGGCCGCGTTCGCGGAACTGGAGACCGACCCCGACGTGGTGCTGGTCGACGGCAGCGGCCGCATCCACTTCCGGGAGGCCGGACTGGCGACGCACGTCGGCGTCACGCTCGACGTGCCGGCCGTCGGGGTCGCCAAGAGCCTCCTCTGTGGCACGCCCGAGCAATCCCTCGACGAGACGTATCCGGAGGGGACGCGGATTCCCATCGCGGCCGACGACAGCGTCGAGACCTGCTCAAACGGGACGACCATCGGGCACGCGGTCCAGACGCGCCAGTACGACTCGCCGAACCGGTACGTCAATCCGCTCCTCGTCAGCCCCGGCCACCGCGTCAGCGCGGACACCGCGGCCGATATCGTCGAGGCCACCGCCGACGGCTACAAACTCCCCGAGCCGACCCGGCTGGCCGACAGCTACGCCGACGAGGCGAAGGCGACCGTGACGTCGTCGGGATAA
- a CDS encoding TRAM domain-containing protein — MVEVPDALSTLFSARVETDGDRYVVEIPKSEVAHGAISPGETYRVGLLSQADAVSSPTAETHASEQDTDPARADTGVPKPPVDEGEIRNVTIESLGDQGDGIAKVERGYVVIVPDGEPGDSPTVEIETVQENVAFATVVDGDGRTA, encoded by the coding sequence ATGGTCGAAGTTCCAGATGCGCTCAGTACATTGTTCAGTGCCCGAGTAGAGACGGACGGTGACAGGTACGTCGTCGAAATCCCGAAAAGCGAGGTGGCCCATGGCGCGATTTCGCCGGGCGAGACCTACCGCGTGGGCCTGCTTTCCCAGGCCGATGCCGTCTCGTCACCGACGGCCGAGACACACGCGTCCGAACAGGACACCGACCCGGCGCGGGCCGACACCGGCGTCCCGAAGCCGCCGGTCGACGAGGGCGAAATCCGAAACGTGACCATCGAGTCCCTCGGCGACCAGGGCGACGGCATCGCCAAGGTCGAACGGGGGTACGTCGTCATCGTCCCCGACGGCGAACCGGGCGACTCGCCGACCGTCGAGATAGAGACCGTCCAGGAGAACGTCGCGTTCGCGACCGTCGTCGACGGCGACGGGCGAACAGCGTAA
- a CDS encoding ArsA family ATPase, which translates to MSELDVEAVEDIDAPAGIDAAEYVLYGGKGGVGKTTCAAATALASARDDTATLVVSTDPAHSLSDTLEADIPATPTRIREDVPLYAAEIDPEAAVGEGPLGVEEDALGGVGELLGGDGMFGGAAGAGQTDDPIGGEDGLLGGSMPGADEAAALRLLLDYVDDDRFDRVVIDTAPTGHTLRLLELPETMDSMVGKVLQLRERFSGMMDNLTGMFGDDNDVDAEAGIEDLRELSDRIEHLRSILQDPRKTDFRIVMVPEELSVVESERLLAQLGEFDIPVSTVVVNRVMQDPSEVLGEDVAIAGPNHDDCEFCARRWQVQQDALARSQDMFRGHDVRRVPLFAEEVRGERLLSVVAACLD; encoded by the coding sequence ATGAGCGAACTCGACGTCGAAGCGGTCGAGGACATCGACGCACCCGCGGGAATCGACGCGGCGGAGTACGTCCTCTACGGGGGGAAAGGCGGCGTCGGCAAGACGACATGTGCCGCCGCCACGGCGCTGGCCTCCGCGCGGGACGACACGGCGACGCTCGTCGTCTCCACGGACCCCGCCCACTCGCTGTCGGACACGCTGGAGGCGGACATCCCGGCGACGCCGACCCGCATCCGCGAGGACGTGCCGCTGTACGCCGCGGAAATCGACCCCGAAGCCGCCGTCGGCGAGGGCCCGCTGGGCGTCGAGGAGGACGCGCTGGGCGGCGTCGGCGAACTGCTCGGGGGCGACGGGATGTTCGGCGGCGCGGCGGGCGCAGGCCAGACCGATGACCCCATCGGCGGCGAGGACGGACTCCTCGGCGGGTCGATGCCCGGGGCGGACGAGGCCGCGGCGCTCCGACTCCTGCTGGACTACGTCGACGACGACCGCTTCGACCGCGTCGTCATCGACACCGCGCCGACCGGCCACACCCTCCGCCTGCTCGAACTCCCTGAGACGATGGACTCGATGGTCGGGAAGGTGCTACAGCTCCGCGAGCGCTTCTCCGGGATGATGGACAACCTCACCGGAATGTTCGGCGACGACAACGACGTCGACGCCGAGGCCGGCATCGAGGACCTGCGGGAGCTGTCGGACCGAATCGAGCACCTGCGGTCGATTCTGCAGGACCCCCGGAAGACGGACTTCCGAATCGTGATGGTGCCCGAGGAGCTCTCGGTCGTCGAGTCCGAGCGCCTGCTCGCCCAGCTCGGCGAGTTCGACATCCCGGTCAGCACCGTCGTCGTCAACCGGGTGATGCAGGACCCGAGCGAGGTGCTGGGCGAGGACGTTGCCATCGCCGGTCCGAACCACGACGACTGCGAGTTCTGCGCGCGGCGCTGGCAGGTCCAGCAGGACGCGCTGGCCCGGTCACAGGACATGTTCCGCGGCCACGACGTGCGCCGGGTTCCGCTGTTTGCCGAGGAGGTGCGGGGTGAGCGGCTGCTGTCGGTCGTGGCGGCCTGTCTCGACTGA